The following DNA comes from Rosa rugosa chromosome 5, drRosRugo1.1, whole genome shotgun sequence.
CCGATTTAGACCATGATGGACCGAGTGAAGAGCATGTTGGTATATACGAGACACGTAGAGAACTGTACAGTAAGCTCCGACTTTCTAGAACGATGATCAACGATCACTATATGCCTATGTATAAGAAAATGATGGAATTGTTGATTAGAGAACTGGAAAATGAAGAAGCAAATAGTTCTGTTATGTAAAGTGAACCAACTCAGTAGGCAAATATATGTGTTACGTGCCCTACATGGTTTTAGAGTGAATTATGCAACCCATTGTTAGAGTGTTAAATTTTAGCGACTCTGCAGCGTAAAGCGTAATGGCTCTCCCTCCGGAAATAGTGGCGTTTACACATTTAGTTCTTTACCCAATATTTTGATTTAGCTTGAAGTGTTATAGCACTCCGAAGTATTCAAACTCTAGAGATATAAGCGGTTCAATTGTTCAATATGTGAGACGCGCTGCATGTATTCACTTATTGAATGACTAACATCTCGGAATTTTAAGATTTCGGAGTACTATAGAACTTTTGAATCAAGTGAAGGGTGTTTGAGTCATGAAAAGATTGAACGTTTAGAAATTCATCCATTTTACTAAGCTCTTGCTAATGTCATTGCACTTGCAAGTCATGCTTAGCTAGTTGCATGAGATACTCGGTGTGAAAAGAAACGAACAACCACCACAATGTGTGCAAGATCTGACTTCCTAAAAGCTTATGTATACCACCCCACCATTATCTAGCACCAGAATCTAGCGTGCATATGCATCTGTCTGTGTGATTTATGGTCCAACCACTTCTGCTATATTTTTGGATTCATTATAGGGTCACAATCACCTAATTCTTATGACCACCCAGTCTTTGATGTATATGTCCATCAAGAACAAGCGGCACATTCATAGCCTTGTGTTTGGTTTGGTATCTGGTCATTGGATCTCAATGATTTTTTATGCCTCATTGAATGGAGCTTTTGATCCACACCAAAAAATGTCTTGTTAATAAAGCTTTCACTATCACAACTTTGTAATGAACACTACTTTTTCTAGAATACTCTTCAAGATAATACATCTTTAATCAGAATCTAATCTCCTCCACAAGAAATTAATCACTATTTTTAATCACTGCATACTAGTCTTCGCTATTTGTTTAGTGTTTTAGGATAACTTTGTCCGGTATATTCTGATTAACTAATCATGATCCCACTAATGCATCCAAATCTATATTACGCCTATTAGCTATCTGATATCTTAAACTAAAAGCATGATTAAAGTGGGCGGGGCATGATGATAGATACATATGGCAATGTTGATGTAACTCTCTTTGGAATGTCTAAAAGGACCATGAAGTGTACATCACATGGTGGCCAAGGCAAGGCGTGAAAGTAATTTCACactagcttcttttttttttttttgaaaggatttcaCACTAGCTTCTAGTTTGTCTCAAAGTTTGCCTTTGCGTAGTTATACTCGCGTTTGCAAATGAACaagagaagatgatgaaaatggAAAACAAAGCGTTGTTTGTTTCTTCTAGGATCAGCAGCGAGCTCATGACATCATCTTCCGGCAGCTCATAGGAGGTTTCTGGCGGAAGTTTTCTTGTACAGAATCGGCGAAACACACAAGGTTTTGAATACTGGTTCTCTCTCTTGTTTACTGCTCATCATCTCAAGTATTTGCATGTCATGCTGCCTAGGAGCATATCTCTTAAACCAACCATGGTGAAAGCCTTGACCTAAAGAATTTGAAATATGTATATTAAAGTTGTGTAGTTTGTATAATGATCTGGAATTTGGATTGTATAGGAGTTATGGTGCTGTTTCCATCTTTCCTAGATGGGTTGGGAAGAACCGTCTCGATCAAGAAGACCAAGAATTGCCATGGTGATGTGGCAAAGGAGACTGCAGAAGCATTGGCGAAGGAAGCAAAAAAGAATGAGCTGGTTTTGAGTTCTTCTGGGATTGTTGACTCTGACAAGTCTAacaatttttcttctgtttgcTCCAAGAGAGGCCAAAAGGGTATCAATCAGGATTGCTTAGTCATTTGGGAGGTAAATCAGTTTCCTTGAATTGTTTGAGAAGGTTGAATTACTGTCATAGACTTATAGATGCTTGTTTCATAATTCATGATCTTCAATAGTTTGAACATTTGGGTTTGGTTAATAGGAATTTGGGTGCCAAGAAGACATGATCTTTTGTGGAGTGTTTGATGGGCATGGACAGTGGGGACATCTTGTTAGCAAAAGGGTCAGGCAATCTATGCCTTCTTCTTTGTTGTGCAATTGGCAAGAAACTCTCAGTTTAACATCACTTGACCTGAATTTTAAAATGGAGATGGATCGAAATCTCCATCGATATGATACATGGAAGCAGTCCTTTCTTAAAACATACGCTGCCATTGACCAGGAGCTTAAGCATTCTGCTAAAATCGATTCCTATCGAAGTGGTACTACAGCGTTGACAATTATTAAGCAGGTAATCAAAAATTGTGATAGTTGTATAAGTTACTGCCCAATTTCCTGTCCAAAACCCTTTTCTGGGTCCCTAAGTGCTTTCTTTGCTACTCTTCTGTTTTGGTTCTTCATGTAACATATTAACAAGAGGTATGATGAAGTGTCCAGCTATGCATCTGAAGGACAAATCAGAACTAATATGCACATAAGTGACATCTAAACTTGTACAGAAGATTCTATGCTCAGGTGTTGAATCATGGTACTGTCTATAGAATTGACTCTTACTTGCATGTTTTTGAGCTAGAAGGTGTAGGATTCTAGAACTACGTAACCAAACAGCTTGGACTAGTAGGTCTGAGATGTATCCTCTCCTAGACTTTAGTAATTCCTTCCAGAAAGTTAAACTAAAATATCACCATCAATATCTTCAGGGTGAACTTCTCATCATAGCACATGTTGGCGATTCTCGGGCTGTTTTGGCCTCCACTTCAGAAGATGGGAGCTTGGTACCTATCCAGCTTACAGTCGACTTCAAGCCTAACTTACCTCGTTAGCATTCTCTCTCAATCTCCACTTGACCAATGTATGTATAAAGTTTTAATCAAATACACCTCCCTCATACTGGCATTTTCTATATATGTTGCAGAGGAGGCTGAGAGAATCAGAAGGTCCAATGGACGAGTGTTTTGTCTACATGATGAACCGGGGACTTATAGGGTGTGGATGCCAAATGGCAAGACACCAGGACTGGCAGTATCAAGAGCTTTTGGTGACTATTGTGTTAAGGACTTTGGGCTTATTTCTGTGCCTGATGTGAGCCAAAGATACATAACCAGCAAAGACCAGTTTGTCATTCTAGCAACAGATGGGGTATGCATGCATTTCTTCTAATTCTTCTATTGATCAATTTTCTTCTGGCATATATGAACAAAAATGACTACAAAAACTTGACATcacttatttgttttttttactCAGGTATGGGATGTTATCTCCAACAAAGAAGCTATACAAATAGTTTCTTCGGCACCAGATAGGAACAAAGCAGCAAAAAGACTGGTGGCATGTGCTGCTCTTGCATGGAAGTCTAAGAGAAGAGGCATTGCAATGGATGACATCTCTGCTATTTGCCTGTTCTTTCACCCTAACTCATCATCGCAACAAACCAACCCTTTGGTCTCTGAATATACTGGTGTGAAGACATCTGGGTGTATGTAGATTAAATTGCTAACTCATGTGTGGCAATACATGTATAAATATATAAACGATCCTTGGTTTTCCCATCTTTGGTAGCAAGTGTTTTTGCCCTCTTTTTGGTTACTGTATCCAATCTACGAAGATGGTATTCGAACATTGATTTCATAGATTAAGAGACTGCATGGTGTTTGAAAGAAGGAAAAAGTGGGTTATATATCTATGTTATCTTCTGATTATAACAAGAGCAGCAAGCTTGCTTCTCACCTGTGTCTGTGGGCTTCTCACTTCTCAGTGTCACATATGTATCTTCTTCTTTCCAGTTGTTCTTGCAGATGAAGCCCTGAATTCTCTTTCTATTATGATGCTAAGATGGTGTAGAATACCATTTAGTCTTAATGTGCATCGATTGTGTTAATAAGAGTGGTTGACTCATAGGTAAAGAGCCTTCAACACCCAGCCCTTGCAGCTCTTTGCAAATTGTAATAGTTCAGCCTCCCACATCGGTTGTGAGAAACAATATGGATGCCCGTGAGACTATAAAAAGCGAAGCATGAAACTGGAAGAAGCATACCTTTCTCGGCCTTTTGGCTAAGATCAAGTGTAGTATCTGTTCTTATCAGTTTAATATCTGATACGTGGACCAATGGTCCACACgatattaaattaatttttttaagggGTGGGTTCACTACAGTAGCTTGCTACTGGAACTCACACGTGTCATCTTTGCGTTGCACTACAGCAAAGCTTGGCGCACCCTACCAAATCCAGTTCAAATTTCTGTGAGTCTAGCTCACCTTATTTCTTGTCACAACTACATTGGGTCGTTGTGAGCTATGTATCCAAAACAGATAATCCCATTTTTTTCTAATTTAAGGTTCCATTTACTGAGAGGCTGGAAACCAGTATACTGGAGCCCCTCATCACAACTGCCTTGCAGAGGCTGGAAGTTAATCTTACTTTCGTCATGTCTTCTGCCTAACCTAACCTAACCCAACACAAGCCTATCACATCTAAAGGAGTGGTTTAGTGACCAAGGAGATATGAATTGCTTGATATCTTCTTGCAACCTTGTTACTGCCTCAAGAAAGCCCCCAGTCTTAAGTATTTAGTAACAAATGAGTTCTTAATTATCTCTTAAAGGAGAAGttgaaatgtgttttggtgCTTTCTAAATATTTAGTAACAGTGTTCTTATCGTCCCAAGGAAAAGGTCAAATTTGTTTCAAGACTCCATTTACTGATTCAATCTCTAGTACGGTATCTTCTTAATAATGTTTGGCTTTAGTAAAACAATGAGAGATATATGGTTGAACTAAAGTTCTGGATGAGTTGCCTGTTCACCATCTTAATAATGTTCACCAGCTTTTGTGTGGCTTTATGATATTTTTGTTTATCTGTTTCAGGTTCGTCGAAGCCAAACTATAATTTGGTAGGGTACGTGGTTTGGTGCGCCCTACAGAATTAAGTTCAAAATTCTGCTTCAACTTAATTTGTACTGATCAAGTATTCAAAATTTGAATGAATTGTGAATGGGCACATGAACCTCTTTTGTTCTTCTGAAAGTCTGAGAAgtaaattttcttatatttactCTGACAGAAGCCATAGGGTTAGTCATTGAAGAGGTAAGTTCCTGTGAGTACGTGTTTATGCAAGTTAAGTTGCTGTTGCAAAACAGTTGTTTCAGACTAGTTTGTTAAGTTGAGTTTCAGAATATTCTTCAAGCAAGCTATGCATCTATCTTGTAAGAGACTGCTTTCTGGTGTTGAAACTGGTATATTCAGGTGACTGAACTTTTTCAAGAAGGAATATGCTAGAAGATGTTTGATTACGGTACCAAAAGATCTTGAACTAGTAAGTTCAGCAAAATTGATTGGTATTGTTCCGCTCTCATATCAGTACCAGTATCCCATCAACAGTctcgttcccctggtcagctgtTGATCAGGGATGATCAAACAGTCTCattcccctggtcagctgctgatcAGGGATGATTTgatcactcaccgtccgattgaaatcggacggttgacagatcTCATCCCAAATCTCATCACTTacctgtcaaccgtccgattgaaatcagaCGGTGAGTGATCAAATCATCCCTGGTCAGCATATCCTAGCAAAAGTTGGGGACTTTTGGGCTGTTATGGCCTCTAGATGCCAAGTTACCAGATGCATGTGCTATTCTTGGCTGCTTGAAATATCGAGAAAGAAAGAACATGACATTAACCAATCTTCAATGGACTAAGCACCAACAATTTTATAATTGGTAATCCAAGAAGTTTAAATATCTGAAGCCATTACCAACACTCCTAAGTGCCACATGTTTGCATCACTAAACATGGTTCCAGCTGAATTTAGAATGAAGTACGTGAACCGACCAGCTAAGGCTCCTAAACCAGCTGATGTCGAACCTCTAGCAGAAGCTGGAGGACTACTGGCCTGGTTGGTTTCCATTTGATGTCACTGATGTAGTACCTTGAATGTattctatttttcttcttttacacCTGAACATGTATGTGGTAATAGATAATAAAACTTGGAAAGGAGTGTGAAAGATTCATCATATATTTCTTTTGATTGATAACTTTTCTTTAACAACATGTATGCTCGACCCATTTTTAGTTAATCTGACTCATATAAAAATTCTGTCCTGATTGTAGGGAACAATTGTGGACTTGGTTAATGTAAGTGAAAGAAATTAGTGCACGAAACTGCAATATGTAATCATTCAAAAACATGGTCTGGATATCTGGGAGGCAATGCTTCTATGAATTTGGTGTTTGAGGACAGTTTCACTGTCAATGCCTCAAATACCATACTAACATATCAAGATTTTTGCCTTTCTAGCGTACTTGCACTAGTACAGAAGCAAGTAGCGCATTAATGGTTGCCAAGGAATTTTATTTTTGGCCTATTAAGCCATCTCTAGTGAAGTTGAGGGACAATTACATGAAGAACACAGAATTAATACTTTAGAACATCAAGTCTGAGGTAATATCGCTGTGCAGCTCTACAGTTCCTTGCAAGAACTACGGCTTATTGAATTACTATCAACCACATAGAAGCAAAAAAAATCAGATGTGCAGTTTCATTGTAATTGGGGGAAGGTGTCAATGGTTTGCAAATTCTAAATGGTGTCTTTTTCAGCTCAAAATGGCAGTTTAGCTTGGCTAGTAAGTTTGATATGGCTAACGACCATTAATAATACCAGTGATTGAACTTGACTGACTAAAGGAAATTACTGATAAATTAGCAAGATGCTTAGTGTTTTTTCTGGATTCTTTTATCAAGTCCACTTGGATCTCATATGGATATTCTGAAATTCTGGTATGTTTTAATATAAGCTGACCTTAAACTATGAGTAACAAGTGATGGGCGCTGTGAGCCCACATCAAAAGTGAGCAAGAGATGTTCAGTCTGATGGCTATAACATGGAGCATCTCAACATTGTTTGACTTACGGAGCCATGTGTTGAGCACAGAGCGAACTATTCTTTCGCCTTTTACTAAAGAATACCGTGTGCGTGGCACTTTAAGTGGCATACGCCTATTTTTGGAAGGGTTGCACCTCTGTGGGGTGCCCCCTCAAATGTTAGTTTCCAAGTGTTTGTTTCACTATGAAATGTTGTGATGTTGGTTTTCAATCTCAAATCCAGTCTAACTTCTGTAATTCTGATTTTTGTTTCAAACAAGGTATTCATGAAACTGGATGGTGGTTTGttcaaaaaggaaagaaagagtGAAGAATGGGAATAATTCTAAGCAATGGAACTCGTGCATTACCACAATACAGATATGTCCATGCATAACACACTCCACTATGACTTCATAGTAGTTAGCTGCCTACAGCTATAGTTAATGACAGTGAGTTTCATACTGTCAAAAACACCCTGCCTCTGTAAAACTGATTCACACAAGGAAAGATTAGTCGCAAACCTATAAATGGGGTAAGTGAAGCAGATTTTGATTTGAAGATTGTGATGCAACCCAAAACTGATAGAAATATGTTACGAATTGAGATCATATTTGATACAGTGATGATTGTTGCTGTAGATTTTAGATTTTCCTTTCTCGTTGGTCCCTTGAATTAGATTTATGTGTCTACCAGAAATAGATATGGAAAATGATGTAAGAAATTCGACCTGGCAGACCTACCActtaaaagagagagagagagagaattgctgCTTTTCTGCAAACAAGAGATGTAACATTCCTGTGTCATACCAAACTGCACCGCAAGTTAACTCCATGTCTTTCATATGTTCATGCCTTCATAGGTGTTGCTTCTGATTGTCACAAATCTCCTTTGAGTTGCTTTTGCAAATGAGAGAGATGGCCTTTAAAGCCAGGactttcttttcattatgagtCTGAAAAGTGGTAGACAATTAGCTGACTTTAATGTCTTGGATTAGTCTTGGTGTTAATGTCTTGGATTATGTCAATGTCCTCTTCTATCATACAATGCAGAACTCCAtgtatttaattttttcttttgagttGTTACAGATGTCCTTCATTAGATGGCTCATAAGCTCGGATTTTATACTTTTAATTATAAGTTTAAGACGGGGAAGACTACTAGTTGAGTTTAATGTAgtattttggatttgtgttgGTGTGTTAATACGAGGCACGAGTTCATTGGTAAAGACCCTGGAAGCAGCCTTGCCGTTTGTGAAGGTGAGAGTCCCACATTCCTCGATGAAACAAGCACGGAAGTGAATGGACGTATAAAAGGCGAAGAGCTAGACTAAACAACGCATACCTTTCTCGGCCTTTTGGCTAAGATCAAGTGTAGTATCTGTTCTTATCAGTTTAATATCTGATACGTGGACCAATGGTTCACACGATATTAAATTAATGTTTTGAAGGGGGTGGGTTCACCACAGTAGCTTGCTACTGGAACTCACACGTGTCATCTTTGCGTTGCACTACAACAAAGCTTGGCGCACCCTACCAATCAGACTGAAAATTTACGATGATTTGTAAAGAAGAGAAAGTAGGTAAGGACTTGTGAAATATGAATGCTTCTCTCGGTCTCTAGCTTTTCAAATTTTAACTGCACATCACATCTAtgaataattattatttgtctgcaattttgtttatgttgttgGCCAATGTTGGTTCTCATCCTTAAGAGACTAAGAGTGTAATAGGAGCGCCATCCGTCGACAAAAGGATCACCGTAGGATGATCATCTCATGGCTATTGAGAACGAACCATGAATCAAATCAGATGGTTGTATTT
Coding sequences within:
- the LOC133709576 gene encoding probable protein phosphatase 2C 34, encoding MVLFPSFLDGLGRTVSIKKTKNCHGDVAKETAEALAKEAKKNELVLSSSGIVDSDKSNNFSSVCSKRGQKGINQDCLVIWEEFGCQEDMIFCGVFDGHGQWGHLVSKRVRQSMPSSLLCNWQETLSLTSLDLNFKMEMDRNLHRYDTWKQSFLKTYAAIDQELKHSAKIDSYRSGTTALTIIKQGELLIIAHVGDSRAVLASTSEDGSLVPIQLTVDFKPNLPQEAERIRRSNGRVFCLHDEPGTYRVWMPNGKTPGLAVSRAFGDYCVKDFGLISVPDVSQRYITSKDQFVILATDGVWDVISNKEAIQIVSSAPDRNKAAKRLVACAALAWKSKRRGIAMDDISAICLFFHPNSSSQQTNPLVSEYTGVKTSGCM